From one Phocaeicola salanitronis DSM 18170 genomic stretch:
- a CDS encoding PaaI family thioesterase: protein MKKIINPWKDVEGYNCFGCAPQNPSGLKMEFYEDGDDIVSYWKPDDKYQGWLNTLHGGIQAVLLDEVCGWVVMRKLQTAGVTSKMETRYLKPVHTTDKLLTLRASIREQRRNIVIIEATLTNESGEVCTQAVCTYFAFPREKAEHEMHFHECKAEGDSM, encoded by the coding sequence ATGAAAAAGATTATCAATCCGTGGAAAGACGTAGAGGGGTATAATTGCTTCGGATGTGCCCCCCAGAACCCCTCGGGGCTGAAAATGGAATTTTACGAAGACGGAGACGACATCGTGAGCTACTGGAAGCCGGATGATAAATACCAGGGTTGGCTGAATACCTTGCATGGAGGCATCCAGGCGGTATTGCTCGACGAGGTATGCGGCTGGGTGGTGATGCGCAAATTGCAGACCGCCGGTGTCACTTCGAAGATGGAGACGCGCTATCTGAAGCCGGTGCATACCACCGACAAGCTGCTCACCTTGCGCGCTTCCATCCGCGAACAGCGGCGGAACATTGTCATCATCGAAGCCACGCTCACCAACGAGAGCGGAGAGGTATGCACGCAAGCCGTATGCACTTACTTCGCTTTCCCGCGCGAGAAAGCCGAACACGAGATGCATTTCCACGAATGCAAGGCGGAAGGGGATTCTATGTGA
- a CDS encoding DUF6769 family protein: MKSFFLLAICLLMQVAEVFPHHHHSDYFCLHPDLEVCAEGTSCADRMHHEGDGDRHTCTAGCITHFQCATPDQHRDTLAPDYTFYSILYTFTYLLHLVYMPEATLLSDGMYIENLHTQDVACNTGLRAPPVC; the protein is encoded by the coding sequence TTGAAGAGCTTCTTTTTGCTTGCTATCTGCTTGTTGATGCAGGTGGCAGAGGTTTTTCCGCACCATCATCATTCCGACTATTTTTGCTTGCATCCCGATTTGGAGGTGTGTGCCGAAGGAACATCGTGTGCCGACCGTATGCACCACGAGGGCGATGGAGACCGCCATACGTGTACGGCAGGATGCATTACGCATTTCCAGTGCGCTACTCCCGACCAGCATCGGGACACGCTGGCTCCCGACTATACATTTTATTCTATTCTTTATACTTTCACGTATCTGTTGCACTTGGTGTACATGCCCGAAGCGACTTTGCTTTCCGACGGGATGTACATCGAGAACCTGCACACGCAGGATGTAGCCTGCAATACGGGCTTGCGTGCTCCCCCTGTTTGCTGA
- a CDS encoding efflux RND transporter periplasmic adaptor subunit, whose translation MGAFALLALASCGGGEKHAHGHEEETHQEEAAHGASGEIVLAPEKAKAAGVKVETVKAGTFRQVIPASGQILAVQGDEAAVVASTAGIVSFVRPLTEGMRVAAGNAVLNVSGSRIQDGDAVNRARIAYETAKDEYERASKLVDSQIVSRKDFNVLKEAYENARVAYEALSPSHDGKGVSVQAPISGYVKSCLVKEGDYVTVGQPLLTITQTRRLRLRADVSERYYPALRKVSSANFRTSYDERVYRLDSLGGRLLSYGKSTGDTSYYIPVTFEFDNRGEMLPGAFVEVWLLSDGREGVISVPLSALTEEQGVKFVYVQMDDECYRKQEVKTGLDDGTHVEIFSGLKEGDRLVTEGAIHVKLASASNAIPAHTHNH comes from the coding sequence ATGGGAGCCTTTGCCTTGCTGGCACTGGCTTCGTGTGGGGGAGGAGAGAAGCACGCCCACGGACACGAGGAAGAAACACATCAGGAGGAAGCCGCACACGGAGCTTCGGGAGAGATTGTATTGGCTCCGGAGAAAGCGAAGGCGGCAGGAGTGAAAGTAGAAACCGTAAAGGCAGGCACGTTCCGCCAAGTTATCCCTGCCAGCGGACAGATACTTGCCGTGCAGGGCGATGAGGCGGCGGTAGTGGCAAGTACGGCGGGAATCGTCTCGTTTGTGCGCCCGCTTACGGAAGGCATGCGTGTAGCAGCCGGAAATGCCGTGCTGAACGTGTCGGGAAGTCGTATTCAGGACGGGGATGCCGTCAACCGTGCACGCATCGCTTACGAAACCGCCAAGGACGAATACGAACGTGCCTCTAAACTGGTAGATAGCCAGATAGTTTCGAGAAAAGATTTCAATGTACTGAAAGAAGCTTATGAAAATGCCCGTGTTGCTTACGAAGCTCTTTCGCCCAGCCATGACGGAAAGGGCGTATCGGTGCAGGCACCCATTTCGGGCTATGTGAAGTCTTGCCTGGTGAAAGAGGGGGATTATGTGACCGTAGGCCAGCCCTTGCTGACGATTACCCAGACACGCCGGTTGAGGTTGCGTGCCGATGTTTCGGAGCGTTATTATCCGGCATTGCGCAAGGTGTCTTCCGCCAATTTCCGCACTTCGTATGATGAGCGTGTCTATCGGCTCGATTCGCTGGGCGGACGTCTGCTTTCGTATGGCAAGTCCACCGGCGACACTTCTTATTATATCCCCGTTACGTTCGAGTTTGACAACCGTGGCGAGATGCTTCCCGGAGCCTTTGTCGAAGTCTGGCTATTGTCGGACGGGCGTGAAGGGGTGATCAGTGTCCCTCTTTCGGCACTTACCGAAGAACAGGGCGTAAAGTTCGTTTACGTGCAGATGGATGACGAGTGTTATCGGAAACAAGAGGTAAAGACGGGGCTGGACGACGGCACGCATGTAGAAATCTTTTCGGGACTGAAAGAAGGCGACCGGCTGGTGACTGAAGGTGCCATTCATGTAAAACTGGCTTCGGCAAGCAATGCCATCCCCGCACATACGCACAACCATTGA
- the metA gene encoding homoserine O-acetyltransferase MetA, which yields MPLNLPDKLPAIDLLKEENIFVIDTSRASTQDIRPLKIVILNLMPIKITTETDLIRLLSNSPLQIEVSFMKLKSHTSKNTPIEHMKAFYRDFDLMRDEKFDGMIITGAPVEHLDFEDVNYWSEIQDIFNWTRTHVTSTLYICWAAQAGLYHFYGVPKYPLEKKMFGIFEHHVCEGFGKLPIFRGFDDVFFVPHSRHTEVRRKDIERCPELQIVSESEDSGVHIVMARGGREFYVTGHSEYAPYTLDTEYRRDLAKGLPIDMPKNYYRGDDPEKGPLVRWRSTANLLFSNWLNYYVYQETPYDINEIK from the coding sequence ATGCCACTGAATTTACCTGATAAATTGCCTGCCATCGACTTGCTGAAGGAAGAGAATATCTTCGTTATCGATACATCGCGGGCAAGTACACAAGACATACGTCCGTTGAAAATCGTCATCCTCAACCTGATGCCGATAAAGATTACTACCGAGACCGACCTGATACGGTTGCTCTCGAACTCGCCCCTCCAGATAGAGGTGAGCTTTATGAAACTGAAAAGCCATACCTCGAAGAACACGCCCATCGAGCACATGAAGGCGTTTTACCGTGACTTCGACCTGATGCGCGACGAGAAGTTCGACGGGATGATTATCACCGGCGCACCGGTGGAGCATCTCGATTTCGAAGACGTGAACTACTGGAGCGAGATACAGGATATATTCAATTGGACGCGTACGCACGTCACTTCTACCCTTTACATCTGCTGGGCGGCACAGGCTGGGCTGTATCATTTCTATGGGGTGCCCAAGTATCCGCTGGAGAAAAAGATGTTCGGCATCTTCGAGCATCATGTGTGCGAGGGGTTCGGGAAGCTGCCTATCTTCCGCGGGTTCGACGATGTGTTCTTCGTGCCGCACAGCAGGCATACGGAAGTGCGCCGCAAGGACATCGAACGCTGCCCCGAGCTGCAGATTGTTTCGGAATCGGAAGACTCGGGCGTACATATCGTGATGGCGCGCGGAGGACGCGAGTTTTATGTGACGGGTCATTCGGAATATGCCCCTTATACACTGGATACCGAATACCGGCGCGACTTGGCGAAAGGCTTGCCCATCGATATGCCGAAGAATTATTATCGCGGAGATGACCCGGAAAAGGGACCGCTGGTGCGCTGGCGCAGTACTGCCAACCTCTTGTTCTCCAACTGGCTGAACTATTATGTATATCAGGAAACACCGTATGACATCAATGAAATCAAGTAA
- a CDS encoding cupin domain-containing protein: MKTMEKVAEAANFCAANAGKLNELGEYVLAMGPEVKIPGKVFGGAVVGATGSEFSFQSFQPGTETGFLHTHKNHEELYFFLSGKGEFQVDGKVFPVQEGSVVRVAPAGKRSVRNNGTEPLVMLCVQYKANAFTAEDAADGNILNEPVVW, from the coding sequence ATGAAAACAATGGAAAAAGTAGCGGAAGCCGCAAACTTCTGCGCGGCAAATGCAGGCAAGTTGAACGAACTGGGCGAATATGTCTTGGCAATGGGACCCGAAGTGAAAATCCCCGGCAAGGTGTTTGGCGGAGCGGTTGTAGGCGCGACGGGAAGCGAATTTTCATTCCAGTCTTTCCAGCCGGGTACGGAAACCGGTTTCCTGCATACCCACAAGAACCACGAGGAACTGTATTTCTTCTTGAGCGGGAAAGGCGAGTTCCAGGTAGACGGCAAGGTGTTCCCCGTACAAGAAGGAAGCGTGGTGCGTGTGGCTCCAGCCGGCAAGCGTTCGGTACGCAACAATGGCACCGAACCGCTGGTAATGCTTTGCGTGCAATACAAGGCGAATGCCTTTACCGCCGAGGATGCCGCGGACGGCAATATCCTGAACGAGCCGGTGGTGTGGTAA
- a CDS encoding Dabb family protein, with product MVKHIVLFKLKEELGQAEKQDVMNRFKAAIEALPARIPFIRHIFVGFNMNPDEQWDMCLDSAFDTLEDVRAYSTHPDHLAASALLKDYKQDRACTDYEF from the coding sequence ATGGTGAAACATATCGTATTATTCAAACTGAAAGAAGAACTGGGGCAAGCCGAAAAGCAGGATGTCATGAACCGCTTCAAGGCGGCCATCGAAGCCTTGCCTGCACGCATACCCTTCATCCGCCACATCTTTGTCGGTTTCAACATGAATCCGGACGAGCAATGGGACATGTGCCTGGACAGCGCATTTGACACGCTGGAAGACGTAAGGGCGTATTCGACACATCCTGACCACCTGGCGGCATCGGCCCTGCTGAAAGACTACAAGCAAGACCGCGCCTGCACCGATTATGAATTTTAA
- a CDS encoding TolC family protein, which produces MKYITLAIACLAIAPMQAQTIDEVLRQVEQNNKELQAQRQSTLASKLEVQAENNLEDPSVEYSPFYTRGITGMSSSELVVTQGFDFPTLYGARRQSGKWKQAALDRRQQAARRDILLSAKNLCLDLIMLNQQHALLEKRAKNAGELLALFEKRLEEGDAGILEVNKIKMERMSVQTEVAQNNAAHRTALQQLLAMNGNMPLEFTADTYPHVEELKDCNAFYDEVMATDAGLLAADADARAAEKELKVNRQSWLPKIEVGYRRNTSLDEKSNGFLIGGSLPLFSNRKKGKIARLQVESTRLALDNARLQAAADVHARFNEMQQLREAMQAYDVVLMHRTLALLNEAVKAGQLSIIEFYTEADNIYRNLQAYIELENRYQKLMAEIYKNRL; this is translated from the coding sequence ATGAAATACATTACATTAGCCATAGCCTGCCTTGCGATAGCGCCGATGCAGGCACAAACCATAGACGAAGTGCTCCGGCAGGTGGAGCAGAACAACAAGGAGCTTCAGGCACAACGGCAAAGCACGCTCGCCTCGAAACTCGAAGTGCAGGCGGAAAACAACCTCGAAGACCCTTCGGTGGAATACAGCCCGTTCTACACCCGGGGCATCACCGGCATGTCCAGTTCCGAACTGGTCGTGACACAAGGATTCGATTTCCCTACGCTTTACGGTGCACGCCGCCAGTCGGGCAAGTGGAAGCAGGCGGCTCTCGACCGCAGGCAACAGGCGGCACGCCGCGATATCCTGCTCAGTGCCAAGAACCTTTGCCTCGACCTGATAATGCTCAACCAGCAACACGCCTTGCTGGAGAAGCGGGCGAAGAATGCCGGCGAGCTGCTTGCCCTCTTCGAGAAACGCCTGGAAGAAGGCGATGCTGGCATCCTCGAAGTGAACAAAATCAAAATGGAACGGATGAGCGTGCAGACCGAAGTGGCGCAAAACAATGCCGCCCACCGCACCGCGCTCCAGCAGTTGCTGGCAATGAACGGAAACATGCCCTTGGAATTTACGGCAGACACCTATCCCCACGTGGAGGAACTGAAAGACTGCAATGCCTTTTACGATGAGGTGATGGCTACCGATGCCGGTTTATTGGCGGCAGATGCCGATGCGCGTGCCGCCGAGAAGGAGCTGAAGGTGAACCGCCAGAGCTGGTTGCCCAAAATAGAGGTCGGCTACAGGCGCAACACGTCGCTTGACGAGAAAAGCAACGGTTTTCTGATAGGTGGAAGCCTGCCCTTGTTTTCCAACCGGAAAAAAGGGAAAATAGCCCGCCTGCAAGTGGAGAGTACCCGCCTGGCGCTGGACAATGCCCGCCTGCAAGCGGCGGCAGACGTGCATGCCCGTTTCAACGAAATGCAGCAGTTGCGCGAGGCGATGCAGGCGTACGATGTCGTCCTGATGCACCGCACCCTGGCTTTGCTCAACGAAGCCGTAAAGGCGGGCCAGCTCTCCATCATCGAATTTTATACCGAGGCAGACAACATCTACCGCAACCTTCAGGCATACATCGAGCTGGAGAACCGGTACCAGAAGCTGATGGCGGAGATTTACAAGAACAGGCTTTGA
- a CDS encoding peptidase U32 family protein — protein MKSSNPLSVSPVRAIELLAPAKNLECGIEAINHGADAVYIGAPRFGARAAAGNSLDDIAALVRYAHLYRVRIYVTVNTILKEDELKATEAMIWDLYRIGVDALIVQDMGITQLDLPPIPLHASTQMDNRTPEKVQFLAEAGFRQVVLARELSLDEIGRIHRRCPGTLLEVFVHGALCVSYSGQCYVSQACYGRSANRGECAQFCRLGFDLVDADGKTIVNDRHLLSLKDMNQSANLEALLDAGASSLKIEGRLKDVSYVKNVTAYYRQQLDAIFRRRKEYMRASSGTVHLAFRPQLDKSFSRGFTDYFAHGRNPGIFNLNTPKSLGEEVGTVKEVRGNFLTVAGVKSFANGDGLCYLDGQGKLHGFRVNRVEGNKLFPLEMPRGIRPKTMLYRNFDQEFERVMQKKSAIRKIAVDMRLEANPSGFTLDLSDEDGTRVSVVLEREKERARTPQAENLKAQLGKLGTTPFEAREIAIGFAEDWFIPASGLSDLRRRGVERLLQARRITYPQERRQWEQTAHPYPEKELDYRGNVMNTLAEAFYRRHGVEQVAPAFEREAPAGVALMFCKHCIRYSLGWCPVYQKKRSPYREPYYLVSSDGKRFRLEFDCKACQMKVCMEK, from the coding sequence ATGAAATCAAGTAACCCCCTTTCCGTCTCTCCGGTGAGGGCTATCGAACTGCTGGCCCCTGCCAAGAACCTGGAGTGTGGAATCGAAGCCATCAACCACGGAGCGGATGCCGTGTATATCGGGGCACCCCGTTTCGGAGCACGTGCTGCTGCCGGAAACTCGTTGGACGACATCGCGGCACTGGTGCGTTATGCCCATCTGTACCGTGTGCGCATTTACGTTACGGTGAATACCATCCTGAAAGAAGACGAACTGAAAGCCACCGAGGCGATGATATGGGACCTGTACCGCATCGGGGTAGATGCGCTTATCGTACAGGATATGGGCATCACACAACTGGACCTGCCGCCCATCCCCCTGCATGCCAGCACGCAGATGGACAACCGCACGCCGGAGAAGGTGCAGTTTCTTGCCGAAGCCGGATTCCGCCAGGTGGTGCTCGCCCGTGAGTTGAGCCTTGACGAAATCGGCCGTATCCACCGCCGGTGCCCCGGCACGTTGCTCGAGGTCTTCGTCCACGGGGCGTTGTGCGTGAGTTATAGCGGGCAGTGTTACGTCAGTCAGGCGTGTTATGGGCGGAGTGCCAACCGCGGCGAATGCGCCCAGTTTTGCCGCCTGGGATTCGACCTTGTGGATGCCGACGGGAAGACCATCGTAAACGACAGGCACCTGCTCTCGCTCAAGGATATGAACCAAAGCGCGAACCTCGAAGCTCTGCTCGATGCGGGGGCTTCATCGCTCAAGATAGAAGGAAGGCTGAAAGACGTGTCGTATGTGAAAAACGTCACGGCATATTACCGCCAGCAATTGGATGCCATTTTCCGCCGCCGGAAAGAATACATGCGGGCATCATCGGGCACGGTGCATCTGGCTTTCCGTCCCCAATTGGACAAGAGTTTCAGCCGCGGGTTTACCGACTATTTCGCCCACGGACGCAACCCGGGCATCTTCAACCTGAATACTCCGAAATCGTTGGGCGAAGAGGTAGGCACGGTGAAAGAAGTACGGGGCAACTTCCTGACCGTGGCGGGCGTGAAGTCCTTCGCCAATGGAGACGGATTGTGTTACCTCGACGGGCAAGGCAAGTTGCACGGCTTCCGGGTGAACCGTGTGGAAGGCAATAAACTGTTCCCGTTGGAAATGCCTCGCGGCATACGTCCGAAAACAATGCTGTACCGCAATTTCGACCAAGAGTTCGAGCGCGTGATGCAGAAGAAGTCCGCCATAAGGAAGATAGCGGTGGACATGCGTCTGGAAGCAAATCCTTCCGGCTTCACCCTCGACCTTTCCGATGAAGACGGGACAAGGGTGAGCGTGGTGCTGGAACGGGAAAAAGAACGGGCACGCACACCGCAAGCCGAGAACCTGAAGGCGCAGCTGGGCAAGTTGGGCACCACGCCTTTCGAAGCCCGTGAGATTGCCATCGGTTTTGCCGAAGATTGGTTTATTCCCGCATCCGGACTTTCGGACTTGCGCCGCCGGGGAGTGGAGCGCCTGCTTCAGGCACGCCGCATCACCTATCCGCAAGAGCGCAGGCAATGGGAGCAGACCGCGCATCCTTATCCCGAAAAAGAGTTGGATTATCGCGGCAATGTGATGAATACGCTTGCCGAGGCTTTCTACCGCCGCCACGGTGTAGAGCAGGTAGCTCCTGCTTTCGAGCGGGAAGCACCGGCAGGAGTGGCGCTGATGTTTTGCAAGCATTGCATCCGCTATAGCCTGGGCTGGTGTCCGGTGTATCAGAAAAAGCGTTCGCCCTACCGCGAGCCTTATTACCTGGTGAGCAGCGACGGCAAGCGTTTCCGGCTGGAATTCGATTGCAAGGCGTGCCAGATGAAAGTGTGTATGGAAAAATGA
- a CDS encoding efflux RND transporter permease subunit: MLNKIIHFSLQNRLLVLVASVLLLIGGTYTAFHTEVDVFPDLNAPTVVVMTEAGGMAAEEVEQLVTFPIETAVNGATGVRRVRSSSTTGFSVVWVEFDWDTDIYLARQIVSEKLATVGESLPENVGNPTLGPQSSILGELLIVGLTADSTSMLDLRTLADWTIRPRLLSTGGVAQVAVLGGDIKEYQILLHPERMKHYGVTLGEVMEVTRGMNQNTNGGVIYEYGNEYIVRGVVSTEDVQEMARAVIKTAGGVPIVLEDVADVRIGAQQPKLGLASEKGKPAVLITVTKQPNTGTIELTEKLEAALKDLQKNLPPDVRVSTDTFRQSRFIESSISNVQHSLYEGAIFVVIVLFLFLANVRTTVISLVTLPLSLVVAVLVLHYMGLSINTMSLGGMAIAIGSLVDDAIVDVENVWKHLRQNRMLPAGERLPVREVVFNASREVRMPILNSTLIIIVSFVPLFFLSGMEGRMLVPLGIAFIVALFASTVVALTLTPVLCSYLLGGGKKEGLPREAFLAVWLRTYYARALEWALAHKRSVLTGTVALFVVALGLFFTLGHSFLPSFNEGSFTINVSSLPGISLEESDKIGRQAEEILLSIPEIQTVARKTGRAELDEHALGVNVSELEAPFELKDRSHRELLDEVRRKLSVITGANIEIGQPISHRIDAMLSGTQASIAIKLFGDDLNRMFALGNQIKDAVKDVEGIADLNVEQQIERPELKIVPRREMLAKYGISLAQFNEFVTVNMAGETVSQVYDNGKAFNLVVRASEDNRGSIERIRDLMIDDAEGRKVPLSYVADVVSSMGPNTINRENVKRKIVISANTSGRDLRSVVDDIRKRVDDEIRLPEGYHIEYGGQFESEQAASRTLLLASLMSIVVIFLLLYVQFKNGVQSAIILLNLPLALIGGVFVLLCTTGELSIPAIIGFISLFGIATRNGMLLISHYNLLREEQGMGLRECIVHGSLDRLNPILMTALSSALALIPLALRGDLPGNEIQSPMAKVILGGLLTSTFLNAFIVPIVYELMHRKEMKNK; encoded by the coding sequence ATGCTGAACAAAATCATTCATTTTTCATTGCAGAACCGCTTGCTGGTGCTGGTGGCATCGGTGCTTCTGCTCATAGGAGGAACCTACACCGCTTTCCATACCGAGGTGGATGTGTTCCCCGACCTGAACGCGCCCACGGTGGTGGTGATGACCGAAGCTGGGGGAATGGCGGCGGAAGAAGTGGAACAACTCGTCACCTTCCCCATCGAGACCGCGGTCAACGGTGCTACGGGTGTACGCCGGGTGCGCTCTTCTTCTACCACCGGTTTCTCGGTGGTATGGGTAGAGTTCGACTGGGATACCGATATCTACCTTGCCCGCCAGATTGTATCCGAAAAACTTGCTACGGTGGGCGAGAGCCTGCCTGAGAATGTGGGCAATCCTACACTGGGCCCCCAGTCGTCCATTCTGGGTGAACTGCTGATTGTAGGGCTTACCGCCGACAGCACTTCGATGCTCGACCTGCGTACGCTTGCCGACTGGACCATCCGCCCGCGCCTGCTCTCTACCGGAGGCGTGGCACAGGTGGCGGTATTGGGAGGCGATATCAAAGAATACCAGATTCTGCTTCATCCCGAGCGGATGAAACATTACGGCGTTACGCTGGGCGAGGTGATGGAAGTGACCCGCGGGATGAACCAGAATACCAACGGAGGTGTCATTTATGAATATGGCAACGAATATATTGTGCGCGGAGTGGTGTCTACCGAAGATGTACAGGAAATGGCACGTGCGGTGATTAAGACCGCAGGAGGTGTTCCCATTGTGCTGGAAGATGTGGCGGATGTGCGCATCGGTGCCCAGCAGCCCAAGCTGGGACTGGCATCGGAGAAAGGGAAACCTGCCGTACTGATTACCGTGACCAAGCAACCCAATACGGGCACCATCGAACTGACCGAAAAGCTGGAAGCCGCCCTGAAAGACCTGCAAAAGAACCTTCCGCCCGATGTGCGTGTATCCACCGATACGTTCCGCCAGTCACGCTTCATCGAGAGTTCCATCAGCAACGTGCAGCATTCGCTCTACGAAGGGGCGATATTCGTAGTTATCGTGCTCTTCCTTTTCCTTGCCAATGTGCGCACCACGGTGATTTCGCTCGTCACGCTTCCCTTGTCTTTGGTGGTAGCTGTTTTGGTGTTGCATTACATGGGGCTGAGCATCAATACCATGAGTCTGGGCGGTATGGCGATAGCCATCGGTTCGCTGGTAGACGATGCCATCGTAGACGTGGAGAATGTATGGAAGCATTTGCGCCAGAACCGGATGCTTCCGGCAGGCGAACGCCTCCCGGTGCGGGAAGTGGTGTTCAACGCCTCGCGCGAGGTGCGTATGCCCATCCTCAACTCTACGTTGATTATCATTGTGAGCTTCGTTCCTCTGTTCTTCCTGAGTGGCATGGAGGGGCGGATGCTGGTGCCGTTGGGCATCGCTTTCATCGTAGCCTTGTTTGCTTCTACGGTGGTGGCACTTACCCTTACGCCGGTACTTTGCAGTTATTTGCTGGGAGGCGGAAAGAAGGAAGGATTGCCTCGCGAAGCTTTCCTTGCCGTGTGGCTCCGTACGTATTACGCACGGGCACTGGAGTGGGCATTGGCTCACAAGCGGAGCGTATTGACGGGTACCGTTGCTCTTTTTGTGGTGGCACTGGGCTTGTTCTTTACCTTGGGACACAGCTTTCTGCCCTCGTTCAACGAAGGTTCGTTCACCATCAATGTCAGTTCCTTGCCGGGCATTTCGTTGGAAGAGTCCGACAAGATAGGGCGGCAGGCGGAAGAAATCCTGCTTTCCATCCCCGAAATACAGACCGTGGCACGCAAGACGGGGCGTGCCGAGCTGGACGAGCATGCGCTGGGCGTGAACGTGTCCGAGCTGGAAGCTCCCTTTGAGTTGAAAGACCGCTCGCACCGGGAATTGCTCGACGAGGTACGCCGCAAGCTTTCGGTCATTACCGGAGCCAATATCGAGATAGGTCAGCCCATCAGCCACCGCATCGATGCCATGCTGAGCGGCACGCAGGCGAGCATCGCCATCAAGCTCTTCGGGGATGACCTGAACCGTATGTTCGCTTTGGGAAATCAGATTAAGGATGCCGTGAAAGACGTAGAGGGCATTGCCGACCTGAACGTGGAGCAACAGATTGAGCGTCCGGAGCTGAAAATCGTCCCCCGGCGTGAAATGTTGGCGAAGTACGGCATCTCGCTGGCACAGTTCAATGAGTTTGTCACGGTGAATATGGCGGGCGAGACCGTGTCGCAAGTGTACGATAACGGCAAGGCATTCAACCTTGTGGTGCGTGCCAGCGAAGACAACCGTGGCTCTATCGAGCGTATCCGTGACCTGATGATAGACGATGCCGAAGGACGGAAAGTGCCCTTGAGCTATGTGGCGGATGTGGTGTCGTCAATGGGACCCAACACCATCAACCGGGAGAACGTGAAACGTAAAATCGTCATCTCCGCCAATACCAGCGGGCGCGACCTGCGCAGTGTAGTAGACGATATCCGCAAGCGGGTAGACGATGAAATCCGCCTGCCCGAAGGGTATCATATCGAGTATGGCGGGCAGTTCGAAAGCGAGCAAGCCGCCAGCCGCACCTTATTGCTTGCTTCGTTGATGAGCATTGTGGTGATATTCCTGCTGCTCTATGTCCAGTTCAAGAACGGGGTGCAGAGTGCCATTATCCTGCTCAACCTGCCGCTGGCATTGATAGGAGGTGTGTTTGTGCTGCTTTGCACCACGGGCGAGCTGAGCATCCCGGCCATCATCGGGTTCATCTCGCTCTTCGGCATTGCCACCCGCAACGGTATGTTGCTTATCAGCCATTACAACTTGTTGCGCGAAGAGCAGGGCATGGGCTTGCGCGAGTGCATTGTCCACGGCTCGCTGGACCGCTTGAATCCGATTCTGATGACCGCCCTGTCATCGGCATTGGCATTGATTCCGCTTGCCTTGCGCGGCGATTTGCCGGGCAACGAGATACAGAGTCCGATGGCGAAAGTCATCTTGGGAGGCTTGCTCACATCGACTTTCCTCAATGCCTTCATCGTCCCCATCGTGTACGAACTGATGCACCGGAAAGAAATGAAAAATAAATAA
- the tpx gene encoding thiol peroxidase: MAKTAFQGSPVTLAGEFVQVGAQAPDFSLVKGDLTSFTLADVKGKYALLNIFPSMDTGVCAASVRKFNQLASQMGNTVVLAISKDLPFAQGRFCTAEGIENVIPLSDYRYTSDFGEKYGVLMSDGVLCGLLARAVVIINPEGKVVYTELVPEITQEPDYEAALAALK; this comes from the coding sequence ATGGCAAAAACAGCATTCCAAGGAAGCCCTGTCACGCTGGCAGGCGAATTTGTTCAAGTTGGAGCACAGGCTCCTGATTTTTCATTGGTGAAAGGAGATTTGACCAGTTTTACCCTGGCAGATGTAAAAGGCAAGTATGCCCTGCTGAACATTTTCCCCAGCATGGATACGGGAGTATGCGCGGCATCAGTACGCAAGTTCAACCAACTGGCTTCGCAGATGGGCAACACGGTGGTACTGGCTATCTCGAAAGACCTTCCTTTCGCACAAGGACGTTTCTGTACCGCAGAGGGCATCGAAAACGTGATTCCATTGTCTGATTACCGCTATACTTCCGACTTCGGCGAGAAATATGGCGTGCTGATGAGCGATGGCGTATTGTGCGGGTTGTTGGCGCGTGCCGTAGTAATCATCAATCCGGAAGGAAAGGTGGTATACACCGAGCTGGTTCCCGAAATCACGCAAGAACCCGATTACGAAGCGGCACTCGCTGCGCTGAAATAA